GGAACGACCTTTCCCCTCGAGACCGCCGACTACCTGATCGGCTTCCACGCGGACCTGGGCAACGGCAGGTACACCGGGCGGTTCGAATACGCCCATGTGAGCGCCCACCTGGCCGACGGGTACGACGGGCCGGAAAGGGCCATGACCTACAGCCGGGAGTACTTCACGGTGTACGGCGCCCGCGAGTCGCGCTTCGCGCCAGGATCCGCCGTCGGTACCACGATCGGTTCAGCCCGTGTCTACGGCAGCCTGCGGTGGTCGAACCACGCCATCCCGGACGTACGGCGGTGGCGGGTCCAGGGCGGCGCCGAACTGGTCTTCCGTCCCCTCTCGGGCGAGGGCGGCACAACCCGGGCCTACCTGGCCTGCGACGTGCGGCTGTTCCGGGACGGGGACATCTCGGTCAACCGCACGGCCCACGCGGGCCTGCTGTTTCACAACGAGGCTTCACGGGGCCTTCGCATCGCCTTCGTATACCACGGGGGCCGCAGCGAGCACGGACAGTTCCATCGCCAGGAGGACGACTACGCAGGGATCGGGCTGTTCTTCGACCTGTGAGTCTGAGGCGGGAGCTGACAGGCGCTCCGGGTCGCAGAGACCCATAAATCCCACGGACGGAAACTTCCATGAGCTTTCTCATCGATCTGGAATGCAGCGACTGCGGCAAGCGGCTGCCGGCGGACCGGTTGCGGAACCTGTGCCCCGACTGCGGACGGCCGCTGCTCGCCCGGTACGACGCCGAAGAAGCCGGCAAGGCACTGACCCCCGATGTCCTGGCGATGCGCGAACCGACCCTGTGGCGCTACCGCGAGATGCTCCCCGTGCAAGACGAGTCGGCCATCGTTACCCTGGGCGAGGGCGGCACGCCCCTTATGCACGCCCGGCGACTGGGTGAACAGCTGGGCATGGACGGGCTCTACATCAAGGACGAATCCGTCAACCCCACGGGCTCGTTCAAGGCCCGTGGCCTGGCCATGGCGGTGTCCCGCGCCCTGGAACTGGGGGCGGAATCCCTGGCCATACCCTCCGCCGGAAACGCGGCGGGCGCGCTGTCGGCCTACGGCGCCAGGGCGGGCATCTCCGTGCACGTGTTCATGCCCCGGGACACGCCCCTGCCCTTCATCGTCGAGTGCCGGGCCCACGGCGCGGCAGTGGAACTCGTGGACGGCCTGATCACGGACTGCGGCAAGCAGGTGGCCGCGCGGAAGGACGCGGAAGGCTGGTTCGACGTCTCCACCCTGAAGGAACCCTACCGCGTGGAGGGCAAGAAGACCATGGGGTACGAACTGGCCGAACAGTGCGGATGGGTCCTGCCGGACGCGATCCTCTACCCGGCGGGGGGCGGGACCGGACTGATCGGCATGTGGAAGGCCTTCTCCGAGATGGAAGCCCTCGGTTGGATCGGACCGGAACGGCCCCGGATGGTCGCGGTGCAGGCCGCCGGCTGCCAGCCCATCGTCCGGGCCTGGGAACAGCAATGGCCGGACGCCCCGGAATGGGAGAACGCCCGCACGCTCGCCAGCGGGCTGCGCGTACCCGCCGCCGTGGGGGACAAACTCATGCTGGCCGCGATCCGGGAGAGCGGAGGAGACGCGGTGGCCGTACCCGACGGCGACATGGTGCGCGGCGTGCGGGAAATCGGGGCCTGCGAGGGCATCTTCGCGGCGCCCGAGGGCGGCGCCGTGCTGGCCGGACTGCGGAAGATGATCGCGCTGGGACGCATCGACCGGTCCGACCGGGTCGTGCTCTTCAATACAGGCAGCGGGCACAAGTACGTGGACAACCTGGCGGCGTTGCACGGCGATCAGGACGCCTGAGGTTCATTGCAAGAGGACTTTTTTATCGCCCCGGTCGCTAGATTGTGGTTCACGCTCCGACTACTCATTATAACAGGGCCTCAATAACAGGCCTTAACGATCTGTTTCCGTTGACCATGGGGAAAACCCGCGTCATATTTTAACCAGCGGACGGTGCCGCTGGGCTGCTTCCTCCGGCCCGCATGGTCAGCATGGCCCGCACGGTCCGCGCAATCGAAGAGAAGATGAACATGAAGACCAGAGTTACCGTTGTCATAGAATCCGACGGCGAACAGTTCCATGCGTTCTGCCCGGCATTGCCCGGCATCCACAGCAATGCGCCCACGTTCGAGGAAGCCCGTGATCGGACGATACCTGCGATAGAACGGTATCTGGACTTTCTGGACGAGCAGGGAGGTCCGAATCCCGTGGGGCCGGACCTGAATATGGATGCAGGCAGGGAGATCATCCATATTCTGCCCAGTTCGACCGAATCGACCATCCAGAGCGTCGAGGTACCCTGGCCGTCGGACGATCCTCGCTAGCATGACGGCTCAATGAATCGTCCTACCGGTCCATCCTGCCATCATCCCATACGGTAAAACATGCGTCGTCTGACCCTCCTGTTCGCACTGCTCTTCCTCCTGCCGGCCCCAGCCAACGCCCAGAAGATGCTCATCTTCATGGACCTGGAACAGCAGGACCACCTCAAGGCCTACGGCATCGCCTTTCAGGCACTGGAACAGGGGTATACCGTCGAATGGCTGCTGAACTACCGCGGCGGGTCCTTCATCATGGACCCCACGGCCGACCGGGTGCGGTCCTGCCACCTGCGGGGCGTGAGCTTCCAGGTGATCGACGGCGCGGAACTGGTCCGGATCTACGCTCATATCGAGGAAAACAACATGGACCGGGTGCTGCTTGAAAAAGAGCCCGAAATCGCTGTATACACCCGACCCGACCAGCGGCCGTGGGACGATGCCGTGACCCTGGCGCTGGAATACGCCGAGGTGCCCTACGGCAAAATCTTCGACCAGGAAGTGCTGGACGGAACGTTGAAGCAATACGACTGGCTGCACCTGCACCACGAGGATTTCACCGGGCAGTACAGCAAGTTCTACAGCTATCACCGCACGCCCTGGTACCAGCAGCAGCAGGCCACCGACGAGGCCCTGGCGCGGAGCCTGGGGTATCCCTCGGTCGCGGAGGCCAAGAAGGCCGTGGCGCAGGGCATCAAGTCCTACGTGGGGAACGGCGGGTTCGTCTTCGCCATGTGCGCGGCGACGGAAACCCTGGAGATCGCACTGGCCTCGGTCCACACCGACATCGTGGCGCCGGAGTACGACCACACTCCTGTCGATCCGGATGCCCAGTCCATGCTGGACTTCCACCAGACCTTCGCCTTCGAGAACTTCACGCTGCAGCTGAACCCGCTCATCGGTTCCTTTTCCAACATCGACGTGAACCAGGTCAACGCCGGCAAGGTGCTCACCGGACCCTTCACCCTCTTCGATTTCTCGGCCAAGTACGACCCGGTGCCCACCATGCTCACGCAGAACCACGTGAACTACATCGCCGGCTTCTACGGCCTGTCCACTTCCTTCCACCGCGACGTGCTCAAGCGCACCGTGGTCGTCCTCGCCGAAGAAGCCGGGACCGACCACGTCAAGTACCTCCACGGCAACTACGGGATGGGGACGTTCACCTTCTACGGGGGGCACGACCCGGAGGACGAGGAGCACCTGGTGGGCGATCCACCGACCAATCTCGCCCTTCACAAGAACTCCCCCGGCTACCGGCTCATCCTGAACAACGTCCTCTTTCCCGCGGCCAAGCAGAAGAAGCGCAAAACCTGACTACGCGCCCCGCGCCGGGTAAGAAAAACTCAAAAACACTTGCAGGCCCGCGCCGCATCGGATATAATGATGGTTACCTCACACAGGTTTCCAGCAAAGTCATTTTAAAAGAACCTTTGCTATACCATAGGGAATCCTGCTCCGGGTATCGATGGCATGCCTCACCAGAACGGAGGACGTCAGAACTGCCCGGGGGGACAACCACTGTTCCGAACAGGTTCTCCTAAAAATACTTATGCTCGCCTGTGTGGGGTATTTTATTGCCTGGCGTGGACCTAATCGTATAGTATGTGGCTGATGTATCCCGACTTATCGACTACGAAAATCGGTTCCTGATCTTCACCGACGCCACAGGATAACTCAGGTCTCGACGCAGTCTTTGCACTCACCTCTGCAGACGTTCTACCATACACGAAATACGCATCGGCATGTGTGACGTCGACCCCATAACCCAGATCGGCCAGGGACTGAACCGTGATCGCGCTGAGCGCTCCTTCTCTCTGAGGACCTGGCAGCATGATTTCACCGCTTAGCACAACCGTTCTCCAGTGGGCTCCGATTCGTCTCTCAACGGGTACCTTCTTCCCCGGGTAGTCCCGTCCTCCTGCCTCGTCGAAAGCGGCAACTGCCCGTTCGCCGCTGAAGTAGGTATCAAAACTCTGGTCATCCGTACCGGACAGATCTCCTAGTAAATCGGCTTCCCGCCACAAAAAAGTACCAAATCCAAGTGCATGCCCAATCTCGTGTAGTGCTGTTTGCCATACGATTCCAGTATCAAGCCGGACCTGAATACAACCGACGGCTGGCAGACGGGAAGATTCTCGAACCAGATGTGGCGCACCTTTTCCAAGGGAAGTCGTAGATTCTAAGCCGGTTGTTACATAGATCCTCAGATCGTCTATCCGTTCTCCGGCGTGGATCTCATACGAATTGCCTCCACACATACCGGAGAAGCTTTCAGAAAACGCAAAGTCAGGCAGGTCCTCCACGATAACCGACATCCATCGATCCGCCGCATCTTGGAACAGACCTTTTTGAGACTCAAGGACATCGTCGAGAAAGACAAGTTCAATATCGAAATCAGCCTTGAGAAACGAGTCAAATAGCACTCGGACACCATTGCTTTCAAGATCATCAATGATCGTTTCAGAGGAATCGTTCAGCGGATTTCCTCTAAGATCCAGCACAAGGTCTGTCAACCCGGCCAATTGAGTTATATCCATAAGATCATTGAACTTTAGATCCAAAAACCCCAAACTGGCCAGGCCTGTCATCTCTGGTACAATAGAGATCTTGTTGAATGATACATCTATTGTTATGAGACGTGTCATCCTGGCCAACGGTGACGCATCCGTGATTTTATTGGAAGGAATATCCAGCAATTGGAGGTTGGGTAGTTCCGCTAGCGGCGACAAGTCCCTGATTTCGTTTTCACCGATAAACAGAATGTTCAGGGCTTTCACACTTGCCAAAGGAGCGATGTCTTTAATGTCGTTTCGCTGAAGGTACAGTGATAGAGAACGGGAGCTCAGGTTGGATAGTCCTGCCAACGGTGAGATATCAGTAAGTCTGTTCTCACGAATATCCAGGTGATTCAGGTTTTCTAGTCCTGCCAAAGGTGAGATGTTTTCAATGACATTGACTCCAAGAACCAGGTGTTCCAGGCTGGATAGTCCCGCCAATACCGAGATGTCTTCAACGGCGTTTCCCCAAAGTCCCAACTCCCTCAAATTGGCCATCCCGGCCAACGATGAAATATCTTTAATTCCGTTGTTTCCCAGGTGCAATGTCGTTAGTTCGATCAATGGCGCCAATGCCGCGATGTCCGTGAAGCCATTCCCTCCTACATTAAGGTATTTCAGGTTGGTCAAATTCCCGAGTGGGGAAAGATCTGTGAAACGGTTACATCCAAGACTGAAGGTTTCCAGTTTGGTCAAGCCGGACAGCGGCGAGATATCCGTGATGCCATAGTTGTATTGAGTGTCCAGTAAAGTCAGGTTGAGCGCAAACTCCAACCCGGTTAGATTTTCAATATCCCTGGCTTGCAAAAAAAGTTCAGTCAAAGCATACATTTCAGCTTCATTTATCGGCGCGCCACTCGGTTTATTCAAAGCTTCTTCAATGGCAGCACGCAGGTTAGCGTCGGGAATGGTAACCTGCTCACTACCGCTGTTTTCGCAATTGACTTCGATGCTTGTCGTTACGCTGCCTGAACGCGCCGTAATCACTACGATACCGTTTCCGATCGCGGTAACCAGGCCCTGATCGCTTACAGTGGCTACCATATCGTCACTGCTTTGCCAGACGACCACAGCGCCGGACACCGACTGGCCGTTCTGGTCCAGCACTGTGGCCGACAACTGCACCGTCGCGCCGAGACCCGTGAGGGTAGCCGTCTGCGGCTCGATGACGATGCTCCCCGCTTCCTGCATGACCTTTACCTGGATCTGGGCAGAGGCGTCCCCGGATCTGGCCGTGATGGTGGCCGCACCGTTTCCGATCGCGGTGACCAGGCCCTGATCGCTTACAGTGGCTACCGCCTGGTTGTCGCTTGACCAGTTGGCGACGGCATTGGCCATTGGCGCGTTGTTCTGATCAAATACGCTGGCTGTGAGCTGGACGGTTCGACCGATAGCCATCAGTGAAACCGATGTTGGCGTAATTGTAATACGGGTAGGTACTGGCTGAAAAGGAGGCGGGGACGTAGGTTCGGGAGGGGTAGGTGTTGTCGAACTATCCTTGCCGCAGGTGACCAGGAAGGCAACGGCTAAGCACGTCAGAATAATGGGCGTAAATCGTACTAAGGTGCCAGGCATCTGTAGAGTTATTCTCGTTTATGGCGTCCCGATTCACGGAAAGAGAGACTAACCTTTGGATTTCCATAGTACGCTTATAGTAATAAACATATTTAACTATTTGATATGCAATGTTTTTGCAATTACCACACCGATATTTCTCTCGATTTAACCCGATGTTATCTATAGTATCGTGTGTATCAATAAATCGATTGGATTAGCCGTTTCTTGGGTCATGCATCAATACCATAACTGAAACGCCCAGTTTAGCACCTGGTTGTATTTCTTAACCGTTAAGCCTTGAACTCCCATGCTCCAGCACCTTACGCTGGGACAGTACTATCCCGGCGAGTCTCCCATCCACCGCCTGGACCCGCGCACCAAGCTGTGCGGCGCCCTGGCGCTGATGGCAGCGCTGATCTGGGTTAAGGCCCTGCCGCTGTTCTTCTTCATGCTGGCCGTGGTCGCGGTCCTGGTGCGGGTCTCCGGCGTTCCGCTCCACCTGCCGATGAACAACCTGAAAGCCTTCCGCCTGATCCTGATCATCACCTTCGCGGCGCATGCGTGCTTCACACCGGGAGAAGCCGTGGTTATCGCGGGATACGCCGTGCCGGGACCCACATGGGAGGGGATGTTCCAGGGGGCGGTGTTCACCCTGCGCCTGGTGGTCATCATGCTGATCGCGGCGCTGCTGATGCTGACCACGGCGCCGCTGGACGTATCGGACGGCATCGAGCGGCTGCTCAAGCCCCTGGAACGATTCGGACTGCCCGCCCACGAACTGGCCATGATGATGGTCATCGCCCTGCGGTTCATCCCTACGCTGGTGGAGGAAGCGGACCGCCTGCAGAAGGCCCAGGCCGCCCGGGGCGCGGACTTCACCGGCAATCCGATCCGGCGCGTCCGGAAAATGACCGCCCTGTTGGTGCCCCTCATGCTCTCGGCCTTCCGGCGGGCGGAGGAACTGGCGGTCGCCATGGAATCCCGCTGCTACCGGGGCGGCGCCGGACGCACGCAGTTCCGCGTCATGGCCCTGGCCCGGAACGACTTCGTGGCCATCGCGGCCGTGACGGCCCTGCTCGTCCTCGGCGCGGCCGTCAACAGCATCGGCACCGCCGGTCTACTTTTCTGATCCGCCATGCGCACCCTGGTCCTCACGATCGAATACGACGGCACCGACTTTCTCGGCTGGCAGCTCCAGCCCGAGGGACGGACCGTGCAGGGCGTCCTGGAGGAGGCGATGCGCACCATCCTGCGGTCCGAGCTCCGGGCGACCGCGGCGGGCCGCACGGACGCCGGGGTGCACGCCACCGGGCAGGTCGTCCACTTCAGGACGGATTCGGACATGGTGGTGGACCGGCTGAAGAAGGGGCTGAACGGGGTGCTGCCGCCGGACGTGCGTGTCCTCGAAGCCACGCAGGCGCCAGATGATTTCCACGCCCGGTTCAGCGCGGTGGGACGACGGTACGCCTACCGGATCATCCGGCGCCCGAGCGCCATACGACGGCACCAGGCCTGGTATGTGGCCTACCCGGTGGACGTGGACGCCATGCGTCGGGCCTGCGCTCCCCTGGTGGGACGCCACGACTTCACTTCCTTCTGCCAGGCCACGTCGACGGCCGACGGCACGGTTTGCGAGGTGCGGGAACTGGAATGGATCGAGGCGGAGGACGAACTCATTCTGCGCATCGAGGCGAACCGCTTCCTCCACCACATGGTACGGACGATCGTGGGCACGTCCGTGGATATCGGCCGGGGTCGATGGCCGCAAAGCGTC
The genomic region above belongs to Gemmatimonadota bacterium and contains:
- a CDS encoding DUF1207 domain-containing protein; this encodes MAFISTILRTFPWFAGMGVLSLAVSPVFDAADASGGTWRFAAPQQRLFRPLLADPTEARLAITSNLGDRLNGDIGGSWEAADYAWGADGGLRFRTGIHAGVFSKLRRSGTTFPLETADYLIGFHADLGNGRYTGRFEYAHVSAHLADGYDGPERAMTYSREYFTVYGARESRFAPGSAVGTTIGSARVYGSLRWSNHAIPDVRRWRVQGGAELVFRPLSGEGGTTRAYLACDVRLFRDGDISVNRTAHAGLLFHNEASRGLRIAFVYHGGRSEHGQFHRQEDDYAGIGLFFDL
- a CDS encoding threonine synthase gives rise to the protein MSFLIDLECSDCGKRLPADRLRNLCPDCGRPLLARYDAEEAGKALTPDVLAMREPTLWRYREMLPVQDESAIVTLGEGGTPLMHARRLGEQLGMDGLYIKDESVNPTGSFKARGLAMAVSRALELGAESLAIPSAGNAAGALSAYGARAGISVHVFMPRDTPLPFIVECRAHGAAVELVDGLITDCGKQVAARKDAEGWFDVSTLKEPYRVEGKKTMGYELAEQCGWVLPDAILYPAGGGTGLIGMWKAFSEMEALGWIGPERPRMVAVQAAGCQPIVRAWEQQWPDAPEWENARTLASGLRVPAAVGDKLMLAAIRESGGDAVAVPDGDMVRGVREIGACEGIFAAPEGGAVLAGLRKMIALGRIDRSDRVVLFNTGSGHKYVDNLAALHGDQDA
- a CDS encoding type II toxin-antitoxin system HicB family antitoxin → MKTRVTVVIESDGEQFHAFCPALPGIHSNAPTFEEARDRTIPAIERYLDFLDEQGGPNPVGPDLNMDAGREIIHILPSSTESTIQSVEVPWPSDDPR
- a CDS encoding asparagine synthetase B; amino-acid sequence: MRRLTLLFALLFLLPAPANAQKMLIFMDLEQQDHLKAYGIAFQALEQGYTVEWLLNYRGGSFIMDPTADRVRSCHLRGVSFQVIDGAELVRIYAHIEENNMDRVLLEKEPEIAVYTRPDQRPWDDAVTLALEYAEVPYGKIFDQEVLDGTLKQYDWLHLHHEDFTGQYSKFYSYHRTPWYQQQQATDEALARSLGYPSVAEAKKAVAQGIKSYVGNGGFVFAMCAATETLEIALASVHTDIVAPEYDHTPVDPDAQSMLDFHQTFAFENFTLQLNPLIGSFSNIDVNQVNAGKVLTGPFTLFDFSAKYDPVPTMLTQNHVNYIAGFYGLSTSFHRDVLKRTVVVLAEEAGTDHVKYLHGNYGMGTFTFYGGHDPEDEEHLVGDPPTNLALHKNSPGYRLILNNVLFPAAKQKKRKT
- a CDS encoding leucine-rich repeat domain-containing protein gives rise to the protein MPGTLVRFTPIILTCLAVAFLVTCGKDSSTTPTPPEPTSPPPFQPVPTRITITPTSVSLMAIGRTVQLTASVFDQNNAPMANAVANWSSDNQAVATVSDQGLVTAIGNGAATITARSGDASAQIQVKVMQEAGSIVIEPQTATLTGLGATVQLSATVLDQNGQSVSGAVVVWQSSDDMVATVSDQGLVTAIGNGIVVITARSGSVTTSIEVNCENSGSEQVTIPDANLRAAIEEALNKPSGAPINEAEMYALTELFLQARDIENLTGLEFALNLTLLDTQYNYGITDISPLSGLTKLETFSLGCNRFTDLSPLGNLTNLKYLNVGGNGFTDIAALAPLIELTTLHLGNNGIKDISSLAGMANLRELGLWGNAVEDISVLAGLSSLEHLVLGVNVIENISPLAGLENLNHLDIRENRLTDISPLAGLSNLSSRSLSLYLQRNDIKDIAPLASVKALNILFIGENEIRDLSPLAELPNLQLLDIPSNKITDASPLARMTRLITIDVSFNKISIVPEMTGLASLGFLDLKFNDLMDITQLAGLTDLVLDLRGNPLNDSSETIIDDLESNGVRVLFDSFLKADFDIELVFLDDVLESQKGLFQDAADRWMSVIVEDLPDFAFSESFSGMCGGNSYEIHAGERIDDLRIYVTTGLESTTSLGKGAPHLVRESSRLPAVGCIQVRLDTGIVWQTALHEIGHALGFGTFLWREADLLGDLSGTDDQSFDTYFSGERAVAAFDEAGGRDYPGKKVPVERRIGAHWRTVVLSGEIMLPGPQREGALSAITVQSLADLGYGVDVTHADAYFVYGRTSAEVSAKTASRPELSCGVGEDQEPIFVVDKSGYISHILYD
- a CDS encoding energy-coupling factor transporter transmembrane component T; the encoded protein is MLQHLTLGQYYPGESPIHRLDPRTKLCGALALMAALIWVKALPLFFFMLAVVAVLVRVSGVPLHLPMNNLKAFRLILIITFAAHACFTPGEAVVIAGYAVPGPTWEGMFQGAVFTLRLVVIMLIAALLMLTTAPLDVSDGIERLLKPLERFGLPAHELAMMMVIALRFIPTLVEEADRLQKAQAARGADFTGNPIRRVRKMTALLVPLMLSAFRRAEELAVAMESRCYRGGAGRTQFRVMALARNDFVAIAAVTALLVLGAAVNSIGTAGLLF
- the truA gene encoding tRNA pseudouridine(38-40) synthase TruA → MRTLVLTIEYDGTDFLGWQLQPEGRTVQGVLEEAMRTILRSELRATAAGRTDAGVHATGQVVHFRTDSDMVVDRLKKGLNGVLPPDVRVLEATQAPDDFHARFSAVGRRYAYRIIRRPSAIRRHQAWYVAYPVDVDAMRRACAPLVGRHDFTSFCQATSTADGTVCEVRELEWIEAEDELILRIEANRFLHHMVRTIVGTSVDIGRGRWPQSVMAEMLAAKDRRAAGVNAPAHGLCLEAVRYPSEFGI